Proteins co-encoded in one Pseudoalteromonas sp. MEBiC 03607 genomic window:
- a CDS encoding PAS domain-containing methyl-accepting chemotaxis protein, giving the protein MFFTQPLKNRIADLENELFSVMQVKDTLDQSMFTLELDEDGYILSVNEHVLTELGYSEKQLLGKSLLDFVPDAARKTPHFELFKQALYEQTVWVGAVQLINAKNSPVWLRVFLHRVVNKDKQFQKITLHASVLTRTIETSRENQDLVKAIHRSMAVIEFDLNGYVLKANEQFLAGVGYTAQEIIGKHHSMFCESDEVGSNQYADFWQKLQQGEFIASRFKRVDKQGDPVWLEATYNPIFNEQGELYKVVKFATVITEQVKLEMAISQAADIAYSTSTETDKIAQQGAEVLNNMVQVMDALAKQMEQAAQEMAALDKQSQQIASLVQSIGSIADQTNLLALNAAIEAARAGEQGRGFAVVADEVRQLARRTSSATIEIVDVVQQNRVLTQNTVGVIQLGKSKAEQSFSLATESGKVMADIQNGAQKVVDAVGQFAEQLK; this is encoded by the coding sequence ATGTTTTTTACTCAGCCATTGAAGAATAGAATTGCCGATTTAGAGAATGAATTATTTAGTGTTATGCAAGTAAAAGATACTTTAGACCAGAGTATGTTTACTTTAGAGCTTGATGAAGATGGCTATATCCTCTCGGTTAATGAGCACGTATTAACTGAGCTTGGGTATTCTGAAAAACAATTGCTTGGCAAATCTTTACTTGATTTTGTCCCTGATGCTGCCCGAAAAACACCCCACTTTGAACTTTTTAAGCAAGCGCTATATGAACAAACCGTTTGGGTGGGAGCTGTACAGCTTATAAACGCAAAAAATAGCCCAGTATGGTTGCGTGTATTTTTACACCGTGTTGTTAACAAAGATAAGCAATTTCAAAAAATTACTCTGCATGCAAGCGTATTGACGCGGACCATTGAAACCTCCCGTGAAAATCAGGATTTAGTGAAGGCAATCCATCGCTCAATGGCTGTGATTGAATTTGATTTAAATGGTTATGTGCTTAAAGCAAATGAGCAATTTTTAGCGGGGGTTGGTTACACAGCACAAGAAATTATTGGTAAGCATCATAGTATGTTTTGTGAATCTGATGAAGTTGGCTCTAATCAATATGCCGACTTTTGGCAAAAGCTACAACAAGGTGAATTTATTGCTTCACGCTTTAAACGTGTCGATAAGCAAGGTGATCCTGTATGGCTTGAGGCAACTTATAATCCGATCTTTAATGAGCAAGGTGAACTTTATAAGGTTGTAAAGTTTGCCACTGTCATTACAGAACAAGTAAAGCTTGAAATGGCTATTTCTCAGGCCGCAGATATAGCCTATAGCACTTCCACAGAAACCGACAAGATTGCTCAGCAAGGTGCTGAAGTATTGAATAACATGGTGCAAGTTATGGATGCGCTAGCAAAACAAATGGAACAAGCAGCGCAAGAAATGGCTGCCCTTGATAAGCAATCGCAACAAATAGCTTCACTTGTGCAAAGCATAGGGAGTATAGCCGACCAAACCAATCTATTAGCATTAAATGCTGCAATTGAGGCTGCTCGTGCAGGCGAACAAGGCAGAGGGTTTGCTGTGGTTGCTGATGAAGTAAGACAACTTGCCCGCAGAACTTCAAGCGCAACCATTGAGATTGTAGATGTGGTGCAACAAAACCGTGTGCTTACACAAAATACAGTTGGAGTCATTCAATTAGGTAAAAGCAAGGCAGAACAAAGTTTCAGCCTTGCTACTGAGTCAGGAAAAGTGATGGCCGATATACAAAATGGCGCTCAAAAAGTTGTCGATGCTGTTGGGCAGTTTGCTGAACAACTCAAGTAG
- a CDS encoding TonB-dependent receptor gives MPSHNFKRTKLASSLSLLLGASTCFSAYAEQSEHNDDIEVIQVTGFKGSIKESTQLKRYSSGVVDAISSEDIGKFPDTNLAESLQRITGVSIDRSNGEGSKVTVRGFGPDYNMVTLNGRTMPAASLPAGGGSPNSRAYDFANLASESVKSVEVYKTGKANIASGGIGATININTARPLDNPGLITNVGVKAMHDTTNRVGDDITPEISGIFSWTDEEAKFGVSLTASVQKRDSSAAGAFVNEWRTTAYDGTIPQSADDIIIENAPAMGQYYSMPSDLRYTIADRERTRTNAQLTLQYSPVESLTATLDYTYSQQELFESRAEQSIWMDNYKTHLIFDDNAVKTPIYYKEERRDLSTRDLGLALQELNQLNKNDSIGLNLEYFVNDQLSFVFDAHSSKATSEPDAPYGSWVNAGLGANIVASQEVDFSRDLPSMVIDFDDCSRTNLNCNGVLDQDDVGTSILDSNFARQESTVDEFRLLGKYEIESGVIDFGIESRSMESHSLQSLTRNTMGNWGIENPGELPDGYLDPTNFLSELDGYNTSGSFDQGFTGSASEIGYWAASQYGFNFAADGAFATNRTIKEDIQAAFVQYKHQGEIGDMPFNLLVGARYETTDITSTANIDLPNAVAWEGNNDFNVRYGTDKQDYSLSSDYNHFLPSIDFDINVVDDVKIRASYSTTIARPTYDNLSSAATVGVPTGPSLIPGTTNAPASTGNPGLVPLESDNIDVSAEWYYSDVSYVSVGYYNKKVDNFIGLTPMTQNYYDLRDVSAGPRAQAAKAELEARGLAVTDSNLFQMVAAMENGVAFDSMTYEEFEAAYDILPNSDDPLMEFTAQVPTNNKDAKIDGYEFAIQHFFGDSGFGIQANYTIVNGDVDFNVAADPTTTQFALVGLSDTANLIAMYENDKFQARIAYNWRDKFLNNAARYVNEPAFTEEYYQVDFNVAYNYSEKLSFFLEGINITEQDNRQHGRYKAQLWNLDKNGARYNLGVRYNF, from the coding sequence ATGCCAAGCCATAACTTCAAAAGAACAAAGTTAGCTTCTAGCTTATCTTTGCTTTTAGGTGCTAGCACCTGCTTTTCTGCCTATGCAGAGCAGTCTGAACACAACGATGACATTGAAGTCATTCAAGTAACAGGATTTAAAGGAAGTATTAAAGAATCAACCCAATTAAAGCGCTACTCTTCAGGTGTTGTTGATGCTATTTCATCAGAAGATATAGGTAAATTCCCAGATACTAACCTAGCAGAATCTTTGCAACGTATTACAGGTGTATCGATAGACCGTAGTAATGGTGAAGGCTCAAAAGTAACAGTACGTGGTTTTGGTCCAGACTATAATATGGTGACTTTAAATGGGCGTACTATGCCAGCAGCCTCACTTCCTGCTGGCGGTGGCTCTCCAAATTCTCGTGCATATGATTTTGCTAATTTGGCATCAGAAAGTGTTAAGTCAGTTGAAGTCTATAAAACCGGAAAAGCAAATATTGCATCAGGTGGTATTGGGGCCACAATAAACATTAATACTGCCCGCCCTCTAGACAATCCAGGTTTAATTACCAATGTTGGTGTAAAAGCTATGCACGATACAACTAATCGTGTCGGCGATGATATTACACCAGAAATCTCAGGTATCTTTAGTTGGACTGACGAAGAAGCAAAGTTTGGTGTATCACTTACTGCAAGCGTTCAAAAACGTGATAGTTCGGCAGCAGGTGCTTTTGTTAACGAATGGAGAACCACTGCATACGACGGCACAATTCCTCAATCTGCAGATGACATCATCATCGAAAATGCACCTGCAATGGGGCAATATTATTCAATGCCTTCCGATCTTCGTTACACAATCGCCGATCGTGAACGCACTCGAACAAACGCGCAGCTAACACTGCAATATAGTCCTGTAGAGTCGCTTACCGCAACACTTGATTACACCTACTCTCAACAAGAGTTATTCGAGTCACGTGCTGAGCAGTCAATCTGGATGGATAACTATAAAACGCACTTAATCTTTGATGACAATGCGGTTAAAACACCAATCTACTATAAAGAAGAACGCCGCGATCTATCAACGCGTGACCTAGGCTTAGCGTTACAAGAGCTCAATCAACTTAATAAAAATGACTCTATTGGTCTTAATCTTGAATACTTTGTAAATGACCAACTCAGTTTTGTATTTGATGCGCATAGTTCAAAAGCAACGAGTGAGCCCGATGCGCCTTATGGCAGCTGGGTAAATGCAGGGTTAGGAGCGAATATTGTCGCTTCTCAAGAAGTCGATTTTAGTCGTGATTTACCCTCTATGGTGATTGATTTTGATGATTGTAGTCGTACTAATTTAAACTGTAATGGAGTGTTAGACCAAGATGATGTTGGTACTTCTATACTTGATTCTAACTTTGCACGCCAAGAATCAACGGTTGATGAATTCCGATTACTTGGTAAATATGAAATTGAGTCAGGGGTAATAGACTTTGGTATTGAGTCACGCTCAATGGAAAGTCATTCATTGCAGTCACTTACTCGTAATACGATGGGTAACTGGGGTATCGAAAACCCAGGTGAGTTACCTGATGGCTACCTTGACCCGACAAATTTCTTAAGTGAATTAGATGGCTACAATACCTCAGGTTCATTTGATCAAGGTTTCACTGGCAGCGCGTCAGAAATTGGTTATTGGGCAGCAAGCCAATACGGGTTTAATTTTGCAGCAGATGGCGCATTTGCAACAAACCGTACTATTAAAGAAGATATTCAAGCTGCATTTGTACAATATAAGCATCAAGGTGAAATTGGTGATATGCCATTTAACCTCTTAGTTGGTGCTCGTTACGAAACCACAGATATCACATCAACAGCAAATATTGACTTACCAAATGCAGTCGCTTGGGAAGGTAATAACGATTTTAATGTGCGATATGGCACTGACAAACAAGATTACTCTCTAAGCTCTGATTATAATCACTTTCTACCTAGTATCGATTTTGATATTAACGTGGTTGATGATGTAAAAATTCGTGCTTCATATAGCACCACAATCGCACGACCTACTTATGATAATTTAAGCTCTGCAGCAACGGTTGGAGTACCAACGGGGCCAAGTTTAATTCCAGGTACCACTAATGCACCAGCTTCAACCGGTAACCCAGGCTTAGTACCGCTTGAATCAGATAATATCGATGTTTCAGCTGAGTGGTACTACAGCGATGTTAGTTATGTTTCTGTCGGTTATTACAATAAAAAAGTTGATAATTTTATTGGTTTAACACCAATGACTCAAAATTACTATGACTTACGAGATGTTTCAGCAGGTCCCCGCGCTCAAGCAGCAAAAGCTGAACTAGAGGCTAGAGGTCTTGCCGTTACTGACTCAAACCTATTCCAAATGGTTGCGGCTATGGAAAATGGAGTTGCTTTTGATTCAATGACTTATGAAGAATTTGAAGCAGCCTACGATATCTTGCCTAACAGCGATGATCCACTAATGGAATTTACAGCTCAAGTTCCTACTAACAATAAAGATGCAAAAATTGACGGATATGAATTTGCTATCCAACATTTCTTTGGTGATTCGGGCTTTGGTATTCAAGCAAACTACACGATTGTAAATGGCGATGTTGACTTTAATGTCGCAGCAGATCCTACGACAACGCAGTTTGCATTAGTAGGTTTAAGTGACACAGCTAACTTAATTGCAATGTACGAAAATGATAAATTTCAAGCTCGTATAGCCTATAACTGGCGTGATAAATTCTTAAACAATGCAGCTCGCTATGTAAATGAACCTGCATTTACTGAAGAGTATTACCAAGTCGATTTTAATGTAGCTTATAACTATAGTGAGAAACTCTCTTTCTTTTTAGAGGGAATTAACATTACAGAGCAAGACAACCGCCAACATGGACGATACAAAGCGCAGTTATGGAATTTAGACAAAAATGGTGCTCGCTACAATTTAGGTGTACGTTATAACTTCTAA
- a CDS encoding LysR family transcriptional regulator → MDKLNSITSFVEVARTGSFTQAAEHLGLSRLQVSRHIQDIEKWLNLRLFHRTTRKVSLTLQGEEALSYCQQILNQVSDLQSRAHSHNNELVGTIRVASPIGLGQHKLFDAIEEFTKRHPQTRFELLLSDSLSQLVDDRVDIALRYIHQPDEGLIARKLMYIATAVCASNDYLAASPPINEPNDLTAHNCLIHNKHNIWQFQRDDNTQKVTVKGNIVANDMGVLLKAAKQGMGVAHLPCDLANDYLASGELIKVLPEHTTIGSHLWAVYLSRNFQQNVVRAFIDFLAEHWQHDIL, encoded by the coding sequence ATGGATAAACTCAACTCAATTACTAGCTTTGTCGAAGTTGCTCGCACAGGCAGCTTTACTCAGGCCGCTGAGCACTTAGGTTTAAGCAGATTACAAGTTTCTAGGCATATTCAAGATATTGAAAAGTGGCTAAATTTAAGGTTATTTCATCGCACAACACGAAAAGTCAGTTTAACTCTTCAAGGTGAAGAGGCCCTTAGCTATTGCCAGCAAATACTCAATCAAGTGTCTGACTTACAAAGCCGAGCACACAGCCACAACAACGAATTGGTGGGTACCATTCGAGTTGCCTCTCCGATTGGGCTTGGCCAACATAAACTATTTGATGCCATTGAAGAGTTCACCAAACGCCATCCACAGACGCGATTTGAACTGTTACTCTCAGATAGTTTATCGCAGCTGGTTGATGACCGCGTTGATATCGCTTTGCGTTATATCCACCAGCCCGATGAAGGACTCATTGCCCGTAAGCTAATGTATATCGCAACCGCAGTGTGTGCATCAAACGACTATTTAGCTGCGAGCCCACCGATTAATGAGCCAAATGACTTAACTGCACATAATTGCCTTATTCATAACAAACACAATATTTGGCAATTTCAACGCGACGACAACACTCAAAAAGTGACTGTTAAGGGCAACATTGTTGCCAATGATATGGGTGTGCTTTTAAAAGCAGCAAAACAAGGAATGGGGGTGGCTCATTTACCCTGCGATCTCGCCAATGACTATTTAGCATCAGGTGAGCTTATTAAAGTGCTACCAGAGCATACAACTATAGGCTCTCATTTATGGGCGGTGTACTTATCGCGTAACTTCCAACAAAATGTGGTCAGAGCGTTCATCGACTTTTTAGCCGAGCACTGGCAACACGATATCTTATAA
- a CDS encoding kelch repeat-containing protein produces the protein MSLLFSVALATIPALPEAVANNAVAKVVVNEQAYFLSFMGIGKGKAHHDIHNKVWVLKVGESAWRTAKAVPSSQPLVGRLASTAVGVGKHAYVFGGYTVSADHQEISTPDVYRYDVLTNSYTQLANMPVPVDDSVALSYQQRYIYLVSGWHNDGNVNLVQVYDTKTDTWQQASPFLGQPVFGQAAAISGNTILVCDGVKTQANADKRRSFAAVAQCLKGTIDANNPLKIDWRTVPHPTGVAHYRMAATSFNGDIYMLGGSANPYNYNGIGYNGKPAPASNHVWRFDIDKNNWQMMPKAKTASMDHRGLLEHQGSLYRIGGMDNNQQVTADALGYKVELSL, from the coding sequence ATGAGCCTATTATTTTCTGTTGCGCTTGCAACAATTCCTGCCTTACCCGAAGCAGTTGCAAATAATGCCGTCGCTAAAGTTGTTGTAAATGAACAAGCTTATTTCTTAAGTTTTATGGGAATAGGAAAAGGGAAAGCACACCATGATATTCACAATAAAGTATGGGTACTCAAAGTTGGTGAGTCGGCATGGCGAACAGCAAAAGCGGTACCGAGTAGCCAGCCTCTAGTTGGACGTTTAGCTAGCACCGCAGTGGGTGTTGGTAAACATGCCTATGTATTTGGTGGCTATACTGTAAGTGCGGATCATCAAGAAATTTCTACCCCTGATGTATATCGCTACGATGTACTTACGAATTCTTACACGCAACTCGCCAATATGCCCGTGCCTGTTGATGACAGTGTGGCGCTTTCATACCAACAACGTTACATCTATTTAGTCAGTGGTTGGCATAACGATGGTAATGTTAACTTAGTACAAGTTTATGACACCAAAACAGATACTTGGCAACAGGCTTCGCCATTTTTAGGCCAGCCAGTATTTGGTCAAGCAGCGGCAATTAGTGGCAACACAATTTTAGTGTGTGATGGTGTAAAAACGCAGGCCAATGCAGATAAACGTCGTTCTTTTGCTGCGGTTGCACAGTGTTTAAAAGGCACTATTGATGCTAATAATCCATTAAAAATAGATTGGCGTACCGTGCCACATCCAACAGGTGTTGCCCACTATCGTATGGCTGCAACCAGTTTTAATGGTGATATCTATATGTTGGGCGGTTCTGCAAACCCATATAACTACAATGGTATAGGATACAACGGTAAGCCAGCACCGGCGAGTAATCATGTTTGGCGTTTTGATATTGATAAAAACAATTGGCAAATGATGCCAAAAGCTAAAACTGCAAGTATGGATCATCGTGGTTTATTAGAGCATCAAGGTAGTTTGTACCGTATTGGTGGTATGGACAATAATCAACAAGTGACTGCCGATGCACTTGGCTATAAGGTCGAATTATCACTATGA
- a CDS encoding TIGR03643 family protein, translated as MQHLDHEISRIIEMAWEDRTPFEAINQQFGLNEKSVIALMREQLTSSSFKLWRKRAAGRQTKHLKLRNPDITRGYCKTQYKHR; from the coding sequence ATGCAGCACTTAGATCATGAAATATCACGCATCATAGAGATGGCGTGGGAAGACAGAACCCCGTTTGAAGCAATAAACCAGCAATTTGGTTTAAATGAAAAAAGCGTTATCGCGTTAATGCGTGAACAATTAACAAGCTCGAGCTTTAAACTTTGGCGAAAACGCGCAGCAGGTAGGCAAACCAAACACTTAAAACTACGAAACCCTGATATCACTCGCGGCTACTGTAAAACCCAGTACAAACATCGATAA
- a CDS encoding NAD(P)-dependent oxidoreductase — MKLAVIGATGWIGSHITSEALARGHQVNALVRDVSKVTQDNVTVTEFDLTKDDIASAAAGSDVVIAAIGGRALGNHEIVANTAQQLLNAFAGTGTRILWVGGAGSLEVAPGVTLVSSPDFPAEYKAEAIAQGEALEVFKASTTDTPWTFVSPAAVIYPGESERPYRVGGDSFFTDANGESKISVTDYAKAMLDEAQSAAHLNQRISIAY, encoded by the coding sequence ATGAAATTAGCAGTTATTGGCGCAACAGGTTGGATTGGCAGCCACATTACATCAGAAGCATTAGCACGTGGTCATCAAGTTAATGCGTTAGTAAGAGATGTAAGTAAAGTAACGCAAGATAATGTTACTGTAACTGAATTTGATTTAACAAAAGACGATATTGCAAGTGCTGCTGCAGGTAGTGATGTTGTTATTGCGGCAATTGGTGGTCGCGCATTAGGTAACCATGAAATTGTTGCAAACACAGCACAGCAATTGCTGAATGCATTTGCCGGTACTGGCACGCGTATTTTATGGGTGGGTGGTGCAGGTAGCTTAGAAGTTGCACCGGGTGTAACGCTTGTATCAAGCCCTGATTTTCCTGCTGAATACAAAGCAGAAGCAATCGCTCAAGGCGAAGCGCTTGAAGTATTTAAAGCGTCAACAACAGATACGCCATGGACGTTTGTATCACCAGCTGCGGTTATTTATCCCGGTGAGTCAGAGCGCCCATACCGTGTTGGTGGTGATAGCTTCTTTACTGATGCCAACGGCGAAAGCAAAATATCAGTAACCGATTATGCGAAAGCAATGCTTGATGAAGCGCAGTCTGCAGCGCATTTAAATCAACGTATAAGTATCGCTTATTGA
- a CDS encoding YfhL family 4Fe-4S dicluster ferredoxin, with amino-acid sequence MALLINNKCINCDMCDPECPNEAIYMGAKIYQIDPNKCTECVGHYDNPTCVSVCPIDCIKPDPNHRESLDELADKYVKLTSQAC; translated from the coding sequence ATGGCATTACTCATCAATAACAAATGTATTAACTGTGATATGTGTGATCCTGAGTGCCCGAATGAGGCTATTTATATGGGGGCGAAGATATATCAAATTGACCCTAACAAATGCACTGAATGTGTTGGGCATTATGATAATCCTACCTGTGTGAGTGTGTGTCCAATTGACTGCATTAAGCCAGATCCAAATCACCGAGAGTCACTAGATGAATTAGCCGACAAGTATGTCAAATTAACTTCACAGGCTTGCTAA
- a CDS encoding Sir2 family NAD-dependent protein deacetylase, with protein MNTLYITGAGVSAASGIPTFRGEDGFWTIGSKNYTPMEMATRAMYENNPREFLAWYYHRFATYRHHGPNEVHHWLSDKNLITQNIDGLDGKAGNTDYIAIHGRLDQMTLFHHQGDDVMAFNAPWDKVNEDNLHNSLLEVFNINNESPKLNESFKPYVLLFDEYYTELYRISEAQQRMLDADKIVFIGTSFSVNITQMALDIARSQGIPIEVVDPEPTHVFHPNVTYQKMTALEYIQQQG; from the coding sequence ATGAATACACTTTATATCACAGGTGCCGGAGTCAGTGCCGCAAGCGGTATACCGACCTTTCGTGGCGAAGATGGATTTTGGACCATAGGCAGTAAAAATTATACGCCGATGGAAATGGCAACTCGCGCCATGTACGAAAACAATCCGCGAGAATTTTTAGCTTGGTATTATCATCGTTTTGCAACGTATCGACACCATGGGCCCAATGAGGTGCATCATTGGTTGAGCGATAAAAATCTTATTACACAAAATATTGATGGCCTCGATGGCAAAGCCGGTAACACGGATTATATTGCTATTCATGGTCGTTTGGATCAAATGACACTGTTTCACCATCAAGGTGATGATGTGATGGCCTTCAATGCGCCATGGGATAAGGTCAACGAAGACAACCTACACAACTCATTGCTTGAGGTGTTCAATATCAACAATGAAAGCCCCAAGCTAAACGAATCGTTTAAGCCTTACGTGTTGTTATTTGATGAGTACTACACTGAACTTTATCGAATTTCTGAGGCGCAACAGCGTATGCTCGATGCCGATAAAATTGTGTTTATAGGCACCTCTTTTAGCGTCAATATTACGCAAATGGCACTCGATATAGCACGCAGCCAGGGCATACCCATTGAAGTAGTTGACCCCGAACCTACCCATGTATTTCATCCTAATGTGACATACCAAAAAATGACTGCGCTTGAATATATCCAGCAGCAGGGATAA
- a CDS encoding PAS domain-containing methyl-accepting chemotaxis protein: MWFNKALQNEIAALNAELHPLKGLISGIDEEMLVLKLRKDRTISYMNQNFLNEFGYPHEKLIDAPFQTIITPQSRNTYQFSDLNNALANQRHWVGQMQVARYDGQVEWLCIIVQPVLNEHGEFNYYAIYGSVCTDVIATSRENSDVINAINRSMAVIEFDLEGKVINANQLFLDSMGYKKEEIVGKHHRIFCESEVVESSEYAQFWQQLRRGEFIADRFKRVDRYGNTVWLEASYNPIFNDFGEQYKVMKFATVITEQVNRELATTQAAEIAYSTSVETDKLAQQGADVLRNTMKVMADLAQQMEQAAEEITALDKQSQQISNIVESISSIAEQTNLLALNAAIEAARAGDQGRGFAVVADEVRQLASRTSKATEEIVDVVQHNQSLTKNTVKVIEEGKIQAEQGLSLSNDSGKVMEDIQHGAQQVVDTIGQFVNKLK, from the coding sequence ATGTGGTTCAACAAAGCTTTACAAAATGAAATAGCAGCATTAAATGCTGAGCTCCATCCACTCAAGGGCCTTATTTCAGGCATTGATGAAGAAATGCTGGTATTGAAACTTCGTAAAGATCGTACGATTTCTTATATGAATCAAAACTTTTTAAATGAGTTTGGTTATCCACATGAAAAGTTAATTGATGCTCCTTTTCAAACGATTATAACCCCTCAATCACGCAATACTTATCAGTTTTCAGACTTAAACAATGCACTTGCAAATCAACGACACTGGGTAGGGCAAATGCAGGTTGCTCGTTATGATGGGCAGGTTGAGTGGCTGTGTATTATTGTTCAACCAGTTTTAAATGAGCATGGTGAATTTAATTATTATGCTATTTATGGTTCTGTATGTACGGATGTAATTGCCACATCTCGTGAAAATAGTGATGTTATTAATGCGATAAACCGCTCAATGGCTGTTATTGAATTTGATCTTGAAGGAAAAGTCATTAATGCAAACCAGCTGTTCTTAGATTCTATGGGTTATAAGAAAGAAGAGATTGTTGGCAAGCATCACCGTATTTTTTGTGAATCAGAGGTTGTGGAGTCATCTGAATATGCGCAGTTTTGGCAGCAATTAAGGCGAGGAGAATTTATTGCTGATCGTTTCAAGCGTGTTGACCGATACGGTAACACCGTGTGGCTTGAAGCGTCATACAATCCTATTTTTAATGATTTTGGTGAGCAATATAAAGTTATGAAGTTTGCAACGGTTATTACTGAACAAGTAAACCGTGAACTGGCAACCACGCAAGCTGCAGAAATAGCTTACAGCACATCGGTTGAGACGGACAAACTGGCTCAGCAAGGAGCTGATGTTTTGCGTAACACGATGAAGGTGATGGCAGATCTTGCTCAGCAAATGGAGCAAGCTGCAGAGGAAATAACGGCGCTCGATAAGCAGTCACAGCAAATTTCAAATATCGTAGAAAGTATTAGTAGTATTGCTGAACAAACCAATTTACTAGCGCTTAATGCTGCAATTGAAGCGGCTAGAGCAGGTGACCAAGGGCGAGGGTTTGCTGTGGTTGCTGATGAAGTAAGGCAGTTAGCTTCAAGAACCTCAAAAGCGACTGAAGAAATTGTTGATGTAGTACAACACAACCAGTCACTAACCAAAAACACCGTAAAAGTGATAGAAGAAGGTAAGATACAAGCTGAGCAAGGGCTCTCGTTGTCAAATGACTCGGGTAAAGTGATGGAAGATATTCAGCATGGCGCTCAACAGGTGGTTGATACAATTGGTCAGTTTGTAAACAAACTTAAATAG